From Magnolia sinica isolate HGM2019 chromosome 13, MsV1, whole genome shotgun sequence, one genomic window encodes:
- the LOC131224309 gene encoding probable prolyl 4-hydroxylase 4, with protein sequence MQLKWATLWRATSSLRHAVGKLNCGFLFPGNGEDIQALRYEYGQKYKPHYDYFADKVNTARGGHRLATVLMYLSDVAKSGETVFPSAEDPPRHRAPVKVEDLSECARKGIAGDALLFFSLHPNATPDESSLHMGCPVIEGEKWSATKWIRIDSFDMALGGNSGGCTNENTSCER encoded by the exons ATGCAGTTGAAGTGGGCCACGTTATGGAGAGCGACTT CGAGTTTGAGGCACGCAGTAGGAAAGCTAAATTGTGGTTTCTTATTTCCAGGAAATGGTGAAGACATACAAGCATTGAGATATGAATATGGACAGAAGTACAAGCCACACTATGATTACTTTGCTGATAAGGTGAATACTGCTCGTGGTGGGCACCGCTTGGCTACTGTGCTTATGTATCTCTCAGATGTGGCAAAAAGTGGTGAAACTGTATTTCCCTCAGCAGAG GACCCCCCACGTCACAGAGCACCCGTGAAAGTTGAGGATTTATCGGAATGTGCTAGGAAGGGTATTGCAG GGGACGCTCTTCTTTTCTTTAGCCTCCATCCCAATGCTACACCAGATGAGAGCAGCCTCCATATGGGGTGCCCTGTGATAGAAGGTGAGAAATGGTCTGCAACAAAGTGGATACGCATTGATTCTTTCGACATGGCCCTGGGGGGTAACAGTGGTGGTTGCACCAATGAGAACACAAGTTGTGAGAGGTAG
- the LOC131223845 gene encoding polycomb group protein EMF2B-like — MILSHRIQMTISLGTGSDEVQVQNALPLYVLLAKPVSDITVSEHSAVYQLRRTCILKAFSEFGSGDKKEATFVIPELRKLSADGKAGNLTILLFLQGKPQLLPVKVIYSKTNSIWHLFHVM; from the exons ATGATTTTGAGCCATAG AATACAAATGACCATATCGCTTGGGACTGGGAGTGATGAAGTGCAAGTGCAAAATGCATTACCCCTGTATGTTCTATTGGCAAAACCTGTTTCTGATATTACAGTTTCAGAG CATTCTGCAGTTTATCAGCTTAGGAGGACATGCATTCTGAAAGCTTTCTCTGAGTTTGGGAGTGGAGATAAAAAAGAAGCCACCTTTGTTATTCCTGAGCTTAGGAAGTTGTCAGCTGATGGCAAAGCTGGCAATCTCACCATCTTACTTTTTCTTCAGGGGAAGCCGCAATTACTTCCAGTGAAAGTGATCTACTCAAAGACCAATTCGATCTGGCATCTTTTCCat GTGATGTAA